The Hymenobacter sp. DG25A nucleotide sequence GTACCCGAACAGTCCGCCGGTGATGAAGTCGTGGCCGGTTTCTTCGGTCTGGAAGCTGTTGGAGAACTGCTGCAGCCGTGCCAGCGCCTGCCGGGGCTCAGCCAGCGTTTCGGTGTGGGTGGTATCGTCGGGGAAGCTCAGGGCCAGTTCGCCGCCGCGCAGCTCAAACCTGGCCAGCGGGTCAAAAGCCAGGTAGCTGAAGGCGTTCTGCTGGCCGTGGTAGTCGGAACTTTCCAGCAGCAGGCAGTTGGGGTACCGGTCGCGGAGGCGCAGGTAGAGGCCTACGGGGGTTACGGTATCGGCCAGTACGCGCTGGAAACGGGTGGTAAGCTGGAAGGTTTGCATATGCGGGGTTGGTGGTTGAGAGAAGGCTCCAACGCCGGGCAGCAATAAAAAAGCCCGGCGGGATGGCCGGGCTTTCTGTTAGGTCGATGCGAAGTTGCTACTATACAACTCTAACGCACGCACAGGTTGTCCCGTCCGGAGATTCCGAGGGGCCACCACCATGCCTGCAAAGTCAATTGAGTTGTCATCAGAGAAAAGACAGCCTGAGGGGCTGCGGGTGCAAAGGTAAGCCTGCCTTTTTACGAAGCAAGCAGAAAGTGCTTTTCAGGCCAAAATTTTAATCAGAACGCTACTGCTTCATAAAAGCCTGGGAGCCAACCTCCTTGCCCGCCGCTACGCGCAGCACGTACCAGCCTTTGGCCAATCGGCTAACATCTACTGTGCCGCCGCTCCGCACTTTGGCCTTGGCTATCTGGCGGCCGGTACCATCCAGAATTTCCACTTTGGCGTCTTTCACGGTAGCGGGCAGCTGAATGGCCAGCTGTTGCTGAGCAGGGTTAGGATAGGCGCTGAAAGCCAGCGCTGGCCGGCTACTCTTTGTAGCGGTAGGCATTGCCGCCGGAAACAGCCACTGGTACGCCGCCGGAAACTCCCGCTTCCAGAACCACTCCGCATGCTTTCCATCTTCCAGGGGCTTGAAGCTCATATCAGCGGCAGCGAAGCCCAGCTTTTGTAAGGAGTCGCGCATAGCGGCCATGAGCGGCACCATGGTTTCGTCTTCGGTGGTCCCAGATGTGAAGTAGAACTTGGTAGGCCGTTTATAGCCGGTTTTGCGCACGTATTCAAACAGTGGGTCTTTGACAAACCAGAAAGCCGGCGAAAACACCCCCACTTTGCTGTATATCTCCGGGTACTTCAGAGCGGCGTAAACGGAAATCAATCCGCCCATGCTGCTACCGGCCAGGCCGGTATACTCGCGGCCCGTGAGGGTGCGGAAATGAGCATCAATGTAAGGCTTCAGGGTCTGGGCCATAAAATCGACATACTTATCCCCTTCTCCTCCGGCCTTATACTTTACATTGCGCCAGGGCGAGTATTCATCCAGGCGGGAATTGTCCCCGTTATCCACGGCTACCACGATTGCGCCCGTTGGATCCTGGCCCGCCTGCTGCAATTGGCTCAGGGCTTCATCTACGCCCCACTCCCCGGAGTAGCTGGTGCATTTATCAAACACATTCTGCCCATCGTGCAGGTACAGCACCGGGTAGCGGCGCGCGGTGGTAGCATAATCATTAGGCAAATAAATCAGGACGCGGCGGGTGCGGCCGTTCAACTCGGGCATAGCAAAGTTGGCGCTGACTACCTGCACATTGGGTTGCAGGGCGGTGCTGGCGCAGGCGGCAGTGCCGCCCCCCAGGTCTTTCCAGTTCTGTACCTGCAGCTCTACTGTGGCGGGGGCGGCCCCAAAGGTATAAGTGCGGTTGGCTACGTCGTTGTTCCTGGCATCGGTTTCGGCTTTGTCCCAGGAGCCCCGGGTAAGCTTAAACTCTATGGCGCCGGTGCTTTTAGGCAGGGTTATCTGATAGGTGCCATCCGGGTTCTTCGCCAGGGCGGTGCTGCCGGGGTTCCAGCCATTAAAAGAGCCCGCTAGATAAATAATATCATTGGCGGGGGTGCTGGCGGGAACGACGGTAAGCTTAAAAGTAACCTGCGCTTGCGCGCTGGATACCATGAGCAATAGGGCCGAAAGGGCCAATAGGGGATTCATACGCATAATTTGGGCAGGCAATAGGCCGGATAAGTTCTGGGGCAAGGTCACCGAATGCTGGCGCCGCGTTGCGCGGGGTCCAGAAGCCGCAGCACATATACGGCCCGCACGGAGTCGATTCCGGGCAGCACATTGGCCTGGAAATCTACCCGGGAGCCCCCATGCCCATCATTTACCAGGGAGCGGTACTGGCTGGCATCATCCAGAAAAACATAAAATACGCCCTGCTTGGGTTTGCGCAGGCGCACATACTGACTGCGGCCATCACCGGCCGGCTGGCGCTTGGAGTTGGACAGGCCATAGGAGCCTACCAGGCGTAGTTTATCCTTGTTTTTGGCGGAGCCCGGCAGTTCCCGGCTGTCAATGCCGTCGAAGTAGATATCGGGCCGGTTAAGTAGCTCCTCAAAGCTAAGTTTGGCCAGTTGGGGCAGCACCTTGGCATCCATAACCAGCTGCTGGGCCGCATTGCCGGGAGGCTTTTCGCGGTAAAATACCAGAACCGGGTCGTCCAGCCGCACGGTTTGCATACGGGGTGCCGGGGCTGCTTTTCCACCCCGGGCTCCTGCCCGCCCCTGAGCCATAGCTCCCAAACCAGAAAGCAACGCCCCCACGAAAAGAGCGAACAAAATACGTTTCATACTATGCGAAGCTACACAAACCAACCGCATCCTGTATATCCTTTATGCTATAATAATACCCTGGAGTGCGGGAACCGGCTTACCGGAGCCCTGCCCCCACTGTTTTTGCCTTGCTTAGAAGTCGGTTTTGGACTGCCGCTTATTAAGGGCTGATTTAGCCGTTATTTCTAAAAACGACCCAACCCCGGCCTTTGATCTGCCAGATGCAGATAAAAAATCTCCTGCTTCAGGGGCTTCAAAATCGGATTTACTCCCGCTTTTGCCTTCTTTTTCGCTCCGGAAGTTAGCTCTGCTGCTCCTATGCTTACTAGGGAAGACACCTTACCTTTATGGCTACGTGAACAATCATAAAATCAAGCCCCAGGCATTATAAACGAATAAATTTCAAGATTCTGATACCTGCAGGC carries:
- a CDS encoding alpha/beta hydrolase-fold protein codes for the protein MNPLLALSALLLMVSSAQAQVTFKLTVVPASTPANDIIYLAGSFNGWNPGSTALAKNPDGTYQITLPKSTGAIEFKLTRGSWDKAETDARNNDVANRTYTFGAAPATVELQVQNWKDLGGGTAACASTALQPNVQVVSANFAMPELNGRTRRVLIYLPNDYATTARRYPVLYLHDGQNVFDKCTSYSGEWGVDEALSQLQQAGQDPTGAIVVAVDNGDNSRLDEYSPWRNVKYKAGGEGDKYVDFMAQTLKPYIDAHFRTLTGREYTGLAGSSMGGLISVYAALKYPEIYSKVGVFSPAFWFVKDPLFEYVRKTGYKRPTKFYFTSGTTEDETMVPLMAAMRDSLQKLGFAAADMSFKPLEDGKHAEWFWKREFPAAYQWLFPAAMPTATKSSRPALAFSAYPNPAQQQLAIQLPATVKDAKVEILDGTGRQIAKAKVRSGGTVDVSRLAKGWYVLRVAAGKEVGSQAFMKQ